One genomic region from Bradyrhizobium icense encodes:
- a CDS encoding sensor histidine kinase, with the protein MSLWKRSLAARFICFTLLSLALSQAIVFFISWDEHGQVIRKTAKGEIFSRCASLARVLEATPPSLQTEILNASNTSTARYWISTNGLKDAPAWREEAWERLAQPLPRVSFAGHSVPAEVRPDFARNTAASSSATSSQWIDLRPEAWPLSRPAKFLYLDDATGMGLAVRLANGTWLNTAFAKPAQDGFWTSKSTLALGLSALSLSIIAVFAARGIAQPLRRLAIAAEAFGRGQEIVPLPETGPDDIRRTAEAFNRMQARLHRFVDDRTRMLAAIGHDLRTPLTSLRLRAEFVPDEDVREKMLSTITEVQTMTEATLAFAREDATAESTRTVDLSALVESLCDDLAELGYDISFSEGQKISYSCRPDALRRACRNLVENAIRYGERARVSVERQADSIEITVSDDGPGIPDSAKEQVFTPFFRIENSRNRETGGVGLGLSIARTIARHHGGDIVLTNKQKGLQAAISLPALDGGPPPPISRPVAGAKDVTNALESEKPSSVAPILQRASKSY; encoded by the coding sequence ATGAGCTTGTGGAAGCGCAGTCTTGCGGCCCGTTTCATCTGTTTTACGCTGCTGTCTTTAGCGCTGTCACAAGCAATCGTGTTCTTCATTTCGTGGGATGAGCACGGGCAGGTGATTCGGAAGACCGCCAAGGGCGAGATATTCAGCCGGTGCGCCTCGCTCGCCCGGGTCTTGGAGGCGACGCCTCCGTCGCTGCAGACCGAGATCCTCAACGCCAGTAACACCAGTACGGCGAGATATTGGATATCGACCAACGGTCTGAAGGATGCCCCCGCGTGGCGAGAGGAGGCATGGGAGCGTTTGGCGCAGCCATTGCCGCGCGTATCCTTTGCCGGCCACAGCGTTCCCGCCGAGGTGAGACCGGATTTCGCCCGAAATACTGCCGCTAGTAGCAGCGCCACCTCCTCACAGTGGATCGACCTAAGGCCGGAAGCTTGGCCGCTGTCCCGACCGGCGAAATTTCTTTATCTCGATGATGCCACCGGCATGGGATTGGCTGTTCGGTTGGCGAACGGCACATGGCTGAACACTGCATTTGCCAAGCCCGCGCAAGACGGCTTCTGGACCTCCAAGTCCACCTTGGCACTCGGTCTCTCCGCGCTGTCGTTGTCGATCATTGCCGTATTCGCCGCACGCGGCATCGCGCAACCATTGCGCCGGCTCGCCATAGCAGCCGAGGCCTTCGGCCGTGGTCAGGAGATCGTACCGCTGCCGGAAACCGGCCCCGACGATATTCGACGCACTGCCGAGGCATTCAATCGCATGCAAGCGCGCCTGCACCGTTTCGTCGACGACCGCACCAGAATGCTGGCCGCCATCGGCCATGATTTGCGCACACCTCTAACCTCGCTCCGTTTGCGTGCGGAATTCGTGCCCGACGAAGACGTCCGCGAGAAAATGCTCTCCACAATTACCGAGGTCCAGACGATGACAGAGGCGACACTCGCCTTCGCTCGCGAAGATGCAACCGCAGAAAGCACGCGGACCGTGGACCTCTCGGCACTCGTGGAAAGTCTCTGCGATGATCTCGCTGAACTCGGTTATGACATCTCCTTTTCTGAAGGGCAGAAGATCAGCTACAGCTGCCGACCAGACGCACTGCGCCGCGCGTGCCGCAACCTTGTCGAAAATGCCATCCGATATGGCGAGCGAGCGCGCGTCAGCGTGGAAAGGCAAGCGGATAGTATCGAAATCACCGTCTCGGACGACGGCCCCGGTATTCCAGACAGCGCCAAAGAGCAGGTTTTTACGCCGTTTTTCCGGATTGAGAATTCGCGGAACCGCGAGACAGGGGGCGTAGGTCTCGGTCTTTCCATTGCCCGGACCATTGCCCGCCACCACGGCGGCGATATCGTCTTAACCAATAAGCAGAAGGGGCTACAGGCGGCCATCAGCCTGCCAGCGCTGGACGGCGGGCCGCCGCCTCCCATCAGCCGCCCGGTCGCAGGAGCGAAGGACGTTACCAACGCTCTCGAATCGGAAAAGCCTTCGTCGGTGGCCCCGATCTTGCAGCGCGCGTCGAAATCATATTGA
- a CDS encoding response regulator, which translates to MDSAPHIAVVDDHRDIRDLVGKYLMQHGYRISLAESAVALRRLLERSALDLVVLDVMMPGEDGLSLCRHLRSTTDLPVILLTAMAEETDRIVGLEVGADDYVSKPFNPRELLARIKAVLRRVQSLPPQKGRLATKVVRFDRWTFDVNRRELMGDDGVAVPLSTAEFRLLCAFLDHPGLVLSRNQLLDLTVGRDADPFDRSIDNQVSRLRKKIEADPKVPALIKTHWGGGYSLAAQVEQP; encoded by the coding sequence ATGGACTCGGCACCTCACATCGCCGTAGTGGATGATCATCGCGATATTCGCGATCTGGTCGGCAAATACTTGATGCAGCATGGCTACCGCATCAGCCTTGCGGAGAGCGCTGTTGCACTCCGCCGTTTGCTCGAACGAAGTGCTCTGGACCTCGTGGTTCTTGACGTCATGATGCCGGGCGAGGACGGATTGTCCCTGTGCCGCCATCTGCGCAGCACCACGGACCTTCCCGTCATCCTGTTGACTGCGATGGCTGAGGAGACCGATCGAATCGTTGGCCTGGAAGTAGGTGCCGATGACTACGTGAGCAAGCCATTCAATCCCCGCGAACTTCTCGCCCGCATCAAGGCGGTGCTTCGACGAGTCCAAAGCCTGCCGCCGCAAAAGGGCCGGCTTGCGACCAAGGTTGTACGTTTTGATCGATGGACCTTTGACGTCAACCGGCGCGAGTTGATGGGCGACGACGGCGTTGCTGTGCCGCTCAGCACGGCGGAGTTCCGCCTGTTGTGTGCGTTTCTTGACCATCCCGGCCTGGTACTCAGCCGCAATCAGCTTCTTGACCTGACGGTCGGCCGAGATGCCGATCCATTCGACAGGAGCATTGACAATCAAGTCAGCCGCTTGCGGAAGAAGATCGAGGCTGACCCGAAAGTACCAGCATTGATCAAGACTCACTGGGGAGGTGGATACAGCCTCGCCGCGCAGGTCGAGCAGCCATGA